In a single window of the Candidatus Aenigmatarchaeota archaeon genome:
- a CDS encoding serine protein kinase RIO: MVLKRKRTKDYDKESKIFRGVLDEKTMLSLYWFLNKQQISLESLVKEGKESVVFSGLTKNGEWAAVKVYRTQAMDFKNVSKYIIGDPRFGKVPSSKRKFIFMWCKREFKNLQTAFQGGISCPKPIGCFENILIMSFIGENGVVAPRLIDTKIPNPKKIYETILQEMRKISNVGLVHGDLSPYNILFHEKPVIIDFSHGTTWGNPMAEELLQRDIKNINSYFTKFNIPIISQEILFKEFIRLLGAKKDV, translated from the coding sequence TTGGTATTAAAAAGAAAAAGAACAAAGGATTATGACAAAGAATCCAAGATTTTTAGGGGAGTTTTAGATGAGAAAACAATGTTGTCACTCTACTGGTTTTTAAACAAACAACAAATCTCTCTTGAATCCTTAGTAAAAGAAGGTAAGGAAAGTGTGGTTTTTTCCGGTCTGACAAAAAATGGAGAATGGGCTGCAGTTAAAGTTTACAGGACTCAAGCAATGGATTTCAAGAATGTTTCAAAATATATCATCGGTGATCCCAGGTTTGGGAAAGTTCCGAGTAGTAAAAGAAAATTTATTTTTATGTGGTGTAAGAGGGAGTTCAAGAATCTACAAACAGCCTTCCAAGGTGGTATAAGCTGCCCAAAACCGATTGGGTGTTTTGAAAACATACTAATAATGTCATTTATTGGGGAAAATGGTGTGGTTGCTCCTAGGTTGATAGACACCAAAATACCAAATCCAAAAAAAATCTATGAAACCATACTACAAGAAATGAGAAAAATAAGTAATGTTGGCTTGGTCCACGGAGATTTAAGTCCATATAACATACTTTTTCATGAAAAACCTGTAATTATAGATTTTAGCCACGGCACAACTTGGGGGAACCCAATGGCTGAGGAACTTCTCCAACGGGATATCAAAAATATAAATTCTTATTTCACGAAATTTAATATTCCAATAATTAGTCAAGAAATCCTTTTTAAAGAATTTATAAGGCTATTGGGTGCTAAAAAAGATGTTTGA
- a CDS encoding DNA topoisomerase VI subunit B produces MVNETKIKTAEDMAKEHKEIAISEFFEKNRHLLGYDNPTRALLTIVKEMVDNSLDACEEARILPRIWLEVKPVGPDKYRVMCKDNGPGIVDQQIPKVMGKLLVGSKFYKLMQSRGQQGLGIKGAVLYTQLTSGKPTTFISSIGNGKTSFYELMIDVKTNEPKIISHQYIEDGKEWHGLKVEMEFEGRYVESKTGITQFIKQVAIANPYAEIIFDGPSGRMEFKRAVNELPPLPKEIKPHPHGVELGVFTRMLQSTSSRTVKSFFMNDFSRVGGNSAEEICKLAGVDPGISPKSLDNDSIQKLFKAMKNVKLLRPPTDCLSPLGEELILSGLKKEIKAEFFSSVTRPPTVYRGNPFQVEVGIAYGGELPVEGTVEIIRLSNRVPLMYQAGDCAITKAIASTDWKKYGFNQSGKSLPTGPGVIMVHLVSTWVPFTSESKQAIASYPIIIKEIKLGLQEAGRRMQRYVSGKRKYEFLQQRKKIFERYIPEVAESLAKLVNENKELIKSKLEKMAKEITEVRSLESESEGDDVEEIV; encoded by the coding sequence ATGGTAAATGAAACAAAGATAAAAACAGCTGAAGATATGGCAAAAGAACACAAAGAAATAGCCATATCTGAGTTCTTTGAAAAAAACAGACATCTATTGGGATACGATAATCCAACAAGAGCTTTGCTAACAATCGTCAAGGAAATGGTTGATAATAGCCTAGATGCATGTGAGGAAGCTAGGATACTTCCAAGGATATGGTTAGAAGTAAAACCAGTTGGTCCTGATAAATATAGGGTTATGTGTAAGGATAATGGCCCAGGTATAGTTGATCAGCAAATACCAAAAGTGATGGGTAAATTGCTCGTGGGGTCAAAATTCTATAAATTGATGCAATCTAGAGGGCAACAAGGTCTTGGAATAAAGGGTGCCGTACTTTACACACAATTAACAAGTGGAAAACCAACAACATTCATATCCTCAATAGGAAATGGAAAAACATCTTTCTATGAGTTGATGATAGACGTGAAGACAAATGAACCAAAAATAATCTCACATCAGTATATAGAAGATGGAAAAGAGTGGCATGGTTTAAAAGTCGAAATGGAATTTGAAGGGAGGTATGTGGAAAGCAAGACAGGAATAACCCAGTTCATCAAACAAGTTGCAATTGCCAACCCTTATGCCGAAATAATATTCGACGGTCCAAGTGGGAGAATGGAATTCAAGAGGGCGGTCAATGAATTACCACCTTTACCAAAGGAAATCAAACCACATCCCCATGGAGTTGAGTTGGGTGTATTTACAAGAATGCTACAGTCAACATCATCAAGGACAGTAAAATCATTCTTTATGAATGACTTCTCTAGGGTTGGTGGAAATTCTGCAGAAGAAATATGTAAATTGGCTGGTGTTGATCCTGGTATAAGTCCAAAAAGTTTGGATAATGATAGCATTCAAAAACTCTTTAAGGCGATGAAAAATGTTAAACTTCTGAGGCCTCCTACTGATTGTTTATCTCCACTTGGAGAGGAACTGATCCTTTCAGGACTGAAAAAGGAGATAAAGGCTGAATTTTTCTCATCGGTTACAAGGCCACCAACAGTTTATAGGGGGAATCCTTTCCAGGTTGAGGTTGGAATAGCCTATGGTGGTGAATTACCTGTCGAGGGAACCGTTGAAATAATAAGATTATCCAATCGTGTCCCGTTGATGTATCAAGCTGGCGATTGCGCAATAACAAAGGCGATAGCTTCAACCGATTGGAAAAAATATGGTTTCAACCAATCTGGCAAAAGTTTACCAACAGGACCAGGAGTTATAATGGTTCATCTAGTATCAACCTGGGTTCCATTTACTTCTGAATCTAAGCAGGCAATAGCATCCTATCCAATTATAATCAAAGAGATAAAGCTTGGACTTCAAGAAGCAGGTAGAAGGATGCAAAGATATGTGTCTGGTAAAAGGAAATATGAATTCCTTCAGCAAAGAAAGAAAATATTTGAAAGGTATATACCTGAGGTGGCTGAATCACTTGCTAAATTGGTCAATGAAAATAAAGAATTAATAAAATCCAAGCTTGAAAAAATGGCGAAAGAAATAACAGAGGTGAGATCTCTTGAGTCAGAATCTGAGGGAGATGACGTCGAAGAAATTGTATGA
- a CDS encoding 30S ribosomal protein S17: protein MKKKVRDIGYDVKPPEKTCQDSDCPFHGKLPIRGKILEGIVQSDRMLKTVVVERNYLHYIPKYERYERRHSRILAHKPDCFVLKKGDKVRIAECRPLSKLKHFVVIEKVEV from the coding sequence ATGAAGAAGAAAGTTAGAGACATAGGGTATGATGTCAAACCCCCCGAGAAAACTTGTCAGGATTCAGACTGCCCTTTCCACGGAAAACTCCCGATAAGAGGGAAGATCTTGGAAGGGATAGTCCAATCAGATAGAATGTTGAAGACAGTAGTTGTCGAAAGAAACTACTTACATTATATCCCAAAATATGAAAGATATGAGAGGAGACACAGCAGGATATTAGCCCATAAACCAGATTGTTTCGTCCTGAAAAAAGGTGATAAGGTAAGAATAGCAGAATGTAGGCCTCTTTCAAAACTAAAACACTTTGTAGTGATAGAAAAGGTGGAGGTATGA
- a CDS encoding LAGLIDADG family homing endonuclease, with the protein MSQNLREMTSKKLYEFGKEIFEQIKEEKKPYMRIPVRSLSNIQWDEVNKLLTLGEKKSKRYFFNVGHARKFMQTLLIASFCKDIVDENIHASIRDMYYNLKRTLGDSHENTFEEQSESICPNEPLLVRIDGKLKIVPGYEVLNFALKSGKVIENNGKLRITDVNMKVCAFDREGKINEHNVKMVIRHPPNKVKKIKTASGRDVRVTNSHSLFTLNNGIITPVKVSDLKVGDWIAVPRKIKIIDNNSSINVVEELIRNAPENIINKIYIKGDKKVIDEIINRVGKEKLKKFREEKYKNVWSDMKSNWKHWGTIPLSLIKFSNVKIDDLLNEIKIQVKGGGRQNFNAIIEKNENLGILLGYLLSEGTHISFVRSDKIREERMVKIINKNKKILEEFSKSFKKCFGCSCASKKLIKNKDGTFSLNVGYNLLSYILEYVLEFKPVKAWEKEIPSVILDSPEGCIKSFLRSFRLGDGSSSSSKLCIRYHTSSISLVNGLTFLMLRIGIFPRIYTYPKKKPNHHVMYELRVGSRDDLKKLSKITRDFEDIELNKKTNISGDRIPGIGMLIQQARISCLNWNPKLWKKISWNIIEEKEESISRETLKKIIDLLEPCESDPKIINSLKKLADSDILWDKIKEIEESEEPPYTLDIAVNPTQNFIGGNGLVILHNSDPLIVDIETSLGVLREQLHLLADRKGVVVGDVRIRDRGDVIDWSKLGSGGWSIPSVVEEVEFEEVNADFVLVVEKNAGFERLHEDKFWKKYNCILMGTGGQAARGTRRLVKRLHEEFKLPVYVLTDSDSYGWYIYSVIKSGSMALAHASDSLGCPSAKFIGLTISDIQDYKLEKSIIKANEMDLKRAKELLEYPWFHHKEWQKEIKLMLEKKIKAEIEALSSRGLKFLSETYLPEKLESKEFLP; encoded by the coding sequence TTGAGTCAGAATCTGAGGGAGATGACGTCGAAGAAATTGTATGAATTTGGAAAGGAGATATTTGAACAAATAAAAGAAGAAAAGAAACCTTATATGAGGATACCTGTAAGGTCTTTATCGAATATACAATGGGATGAAGTTAACAAATTGTTGACTTTAGGTGAAAAAAAATCAAAGAGGTATTTCTTCAATGTTGGTCATGCAAGAAAATTCATGCAAACTCTATTGATAGCATCATTTTGTAAAGATATTGTTGATGAAAATATTCACGCATCTATCAGAGACATGTATTACAATTTGAAACGTACATTGGGTGACTCTCATGAAAATACATTCGAAGAACAGTCTGAATCCATATGCCCAAATGAGCCACTTTTAGTAAGGATTGATGGTAAATTGAAAATTGTACCCGGGTATGAGGTCTTGAATTTTGCATTAAAAAGTGGAAAAGTAATTGAGAATAATGGGAAATTGAGAATAACTGATGTTAATATGAAAGTTTGTGCATTTGATCGTGAGGGGAAGATAAATGAACATAATGTAAAGATGGTTATTAGGCACCCTCCAAATAAAGTTAAGAAAATAAAAACAGCTTCTGGCAGAGATGTAAGGGTAACAAATTCCCACAGTCTGTTCACACTAAATAATGGTATAATCACACCAGTAAAAGTAAGTGATCTCAAAGTTGGCGATTGGATTGCCGTTCCAAGAAAAATAAAAATAATAGATAATAATAGTAGCATAAATGTTGTTGAAGAATTGATTAGAAATGCTCCTGAAAATATAATAAACAAAATTTACATAAAAGGGGATAAAAAAGTCATAGATGAAATTATAAATAGAGTTGGGAAAGAAAAACTCAAAAAATTCAGAGAAGAGAAATACAAAAATGTATGGTCTGACATGAAATCCAATTGGAAACATTGGGGGACAATACCTCTTTCTCTAATTAAATTTTCAAATGTTAAAATCGATGATTTGTTAAATGAAATTAAAATACAGGTTAAGGGTGGGGGTAGACAGAATTTTAATGCTATTATTGAGAAAAATGAAAATTTAGGTATTTTATTGGGTTACCTTTTAAGTGAAGGAACCCATATTTCATTTGTAAGATCTGATAAAATAAGAGAAGAAAGAATGGTAAAAATAATCAATAAGAATAAAAAAATATTAGAGGAATTTTCAAAATCATTTAAAAAATGTTTTGGTTGTTCATGTGCCTCTAAGAAATTAATTAAAAACAAGGATGGAACATTCAGTTTAAATGTTGGTTACAACCTTTTAAGCTATATTTTGGAATATGTCTTAGAATTTAAGCCAGTTAAAGCATGGGAAAAAGAAATACCATCTGTCATACTAGATAGCCCTGAAGGATGTATAAAATCTTTCCTTAGAAGTTTTAGACTTGGTGATGGAAGTTCTTCCAGTTCCAAGCTCTGTATAAGATATCATACATCCAGTATTAGTCTTGTTAATGGTTTGACGTTCTTAATGTTAAGAATTGGTATATTTCCAAGGATTTATACATACCCAAAGAAGAAACCAAATCACCATGTGATGTATGAATTAAGAGTCGGGTCAAGAGATGATTTGAAAAAATTATCTAAAATAACAAGAGATTTTGAAGATATAGAACTCAATAAAAAGACCAATATTTCTGGTGATAGAATTCCTGGAATAGGAATGTTAATTCAACAAGCAAGAATAAGTTGTCTTAACTGGAACCCTAAACTCTGGAAAAAAATCTCATGGAATATAATTGAAGAAAAAGAAGAGAGTATTAGTAGAGAAACATTAAAGAAAATTATAGATCTCTTAGAACCTTGTGAGTCTGATCCAAAAATAATAAATTCTCTTAAAAAATTAGCTGATAGTGATATATTATGGGACAAAATTAAAGAAATAGAGGAATCCGAAGAACCACCATATACACTAGATATTGCGGTAAATCCAACTCAAAACTTTATAGGAGGTAATGGTTTAGTAATTCTTCATAACTCAGATCCACTTATAGTGGATATTGAAACTAGTTTGGGTGTCCTTAGAGAGCAACTACATCTTCTTGCGGATAGAAAGGGTGTTGTGGTTGGGGACGTCAGGATAAGGGATAGGGGTGATGTGATAGACTGGTCAAAATTGGGTTCTGGGGGTTGGTCGATACCATCAGTAGTTGAAGAAGTGGAATTTGAGGAAGTAAATGCCGATTTTGTGCTTGTTGTCGAGAAAAATGCTGGATTTGAAAGATTGCACGAGGATAAGTTTTGGAAGAAATACAATTGTATATTGATGGGTACTGGAGGTCAGGCAGCAAGAGGAACAAGAAGGTTGGTGAAGAGGTTGCACGAAGAGTTCAAACTACCTGTTTATGTTTTGACAGATTCTGATTCTTATGGATGGTATATTTATTCGGTCATAAAATCAGGTTCAATGGCACTTGCCCATGCTTCTGATTCATTGGGATGTCCTTCAGCAAAATTTATAGGTTTGACAATATCTGACATCCAGGATTACAAGTTGGAAAAATCCATCATAAAGGCAAATGAGATGGACCTAAAAAGGGCTAAAGAGTTGCTTGAATACCCATGGTTCCATCACAAGGAATGGCAAAAGGAAATCAAATTAATGTTAGAAAAGAAGATAAAAGCTGAAATAGAGGCGCTCTCATCCAGAGGTCTAAAATTCTTGTCGGAAACATATCTACCAGAAAAACTCGAGAGCAAAGAATTTCTTCCATAG
- a CDS encoding class I SAM-dependent methyltransferase family protein, which produces MGSKIRKILSEKLKISDEEKKLLTRGYQKIGDIIIINLRNELWKYEGEIGEIFLHSIPNTRTVCRMTDKIKGQYRQPTIKVIAGDKDTITIHKENGILYKLDVSKIMFSKGNLFERKRLIEKVKEGETIVDMFAGIGYFSLGLAKFTKAKRIYSIEINPESYHYLWENIKINKLQDKIFPIFGDCKEESKELGKIADRVIMGLLPSPKNYLESAVFLVKKHGIIHYHSTLGEGEDPQRILSEINELVSKRDLKVKLLNFKKVKSYAPKVNHVVLDLEVL; this is translated from the coding sequence ATGGGTTCCAAAATAAGAAAAATATTATCAGAAAAACTAAAAATTAGTGATGAGGAAAAGAAACTCCTTACCAGAGGTTATCAGAAGATAGGGGATATAATCATCATCAATCTAAGAAATGAGTTGTGGAAATATGAAGGAGAGATAGGAGAAATATTTTTACATTCAATTCCAAACACAAGAACAGTCTGTAGAATGACAGATAAAATAAAAGGCCAATATAGGCAACCCACTATAAAAGTTATTGCTGGAGACAAAGATACAATAACAATCCACAAAGAGAACGGTATACTATACAAGTTAGATGTCTCAAAAATCATGTTTTCAAAAGGCAATCTGTTTGAAAGAAAGAGATTGATAGAGAAAGTTAAGGAAGGAGAAACAATAGTTGACATGTTTGCTGGAATAGGTTATTTCTCTCTTGGTCTTGCTAAATTCACCAAGGCAAAAAGAATCTATTCGATTGAAATAAACCCAGAATCATATCATTACCTTTGGGAAAACATAAAAATTAACAAACTTCAGGATAAAATATTTCCAATATTTGGTGATTGCAAGGAAGAATCTAAGGAGCTTGGAAAAATAGCAGATAGGGTGATTATGGGACTTTTACCATCTCCGAAAAATTACCTAGAAAGTGCTGTTTTTTTAGTCAAAAAACACGGTATCATCCATTATCATTCAACATTAGGTGAAGGTGAGGACCCTCAAAGAATATTATCAGAAATAAATGAATTAGTTTCAAAAAGAGATCTAAAAGTAAAATTATTGAATTTTAAAAAAGTTAAGTCATACGCTCCAAAGGTTAATCATGTTGTTCTTGATCTTGAGGTCTTATGA
- a CDS encoding 50S ribosomal protein L14 yields the protein MKGLKSSTTRGIPVGAILECADNTGAKKLGLISVKGYHGRKRRLESATVGDVVICSVKKGTPKWRKQVVKALIIRQRREYRRSDGIRVKFEDNAAIIVNDKVEPQGTQIKGPVAREVVERYLHIGKVASFVA from the coding sequence ATGAAAGGTTTGAAGTCAAGTACAACAAGAGGTATACCAGTTGGTGCTATACTCGAATGCGCAGACAATACTGGAGCAAAAAAATTGGGTTTGATATCGGTTAAAGGTTACCATGGAAGGAAAAGGAGACTGGAATCAGCAACTGTTGGCGATGTTGTTATATGCTCAGTTAAAAAGGGGACACCCAAGTGGAGAAAACAGGTTGTAAAAGCACTTATAATAAGACAAAGGAGGGAATATAGGAGATCTGATGGTATCAGAGTTAAATTCGAGGACAACGCAGCTATAATTGTTAATGATAAGGTAGAGCCTCAAGGAACACAAATAAAGGGTCCAGTTGCGAGGGAGGTTGTTGAGAGATACCTCCATATAGGTAAAGTGGCAAGTTTTGTGGCGTGA
- the rplX gene encoding 50S ribosomal protein L24, producing the protein MKFWSSAWKSSSQPRKQRKYVYHAPIHIKKKFISATLSKELREKYGRRSITLRKGDEVEIMRGEFKGKRGKINRIEIKKLKVYIDGITRKKVDGSDISVPIHPSNLRVINLELKDERRLKKLNKSKEREKDGEKASKKTESSKVLGDKKKRK; encoded by the coding sequence ATGAAGTTTTGGTCAAGTGCATGGAAATCTTCAAGTCAACCAAGAAAACAGAGGAAATATGTTTACCATGCCCCAATCCACATAAAGAAGAAATTCATCTCCGCAACTTTATCAAAAGAGCTTAGAGAAAAATATGGCAGAAGGTCAATAACTTTAAGAAAAGGAGATGAAGTTGAAATAATGCGTGGTGAGTTTAAGGGAAAGAGGGGGAAAATAAACAGAATTGAGATAAAAAAATTAAAGGTTTATATTGATGGTATAACAAGGAAAAAGGTTGATGGTTCAGATATATCAGTACCCATTCACCCAAGCAATCTGAGGGTCATCAACCTTGAATTAAAAGACGAAAGAAGATTGAAAAAATTAAATAAGAGTAAAGAGAGGGAAAAAGATGGTGAAAAAGCATCTAAAAAGACTGAAAGCTCCAAAGTTTTGGGGGATAAAAAGAAAAGAAAGTAA
- a CDS encoding ribonuclease P protein component 1 translates to MPITPENLFRHELIGLEVEVSRSTNPSQVGLKGKVIDETQKTIIIETKKGEKKLPKENIIFIFKIPDGRRVEVNGKLLLGRPEDRIKKKLPRW, encoded by the coding sequence ATGCCAATAACACCCGAAAATCTATTTAGACACGAGTTAATAGGGCTTGAGGTTGAAGTTTCAAGAAGTACTAATCCAAGTCAGGTCGGGTTAAAGGGCAAAGTTATAGATGAGACACAAAAAACAATAATAATAGAGACAAAAAAAGGGGAGAAAAAACTTCCGAAGGAGAACATAATTTTTATATTTAAAATTCCTGATGGAAGAAGAGTTGAGGTTAACGGGAAACTCCTTCTTGGAAGGCCCGAAGATAGGATAAAGAAAAAACTTCCAAGATGGTAA
- a CDS encoding RNA-processing protein: MFDYIKIQDKMKKVLIKDKEGWKNLEKITNTKITIEEDVKIEGEGFNVYQTKQVLQAFNRGFPLKDALNLLDDEYGLEIIDLSEVTHSRNRMIVIKGRVIGTKGKTKKMIEEYTETKISVQGKTISILGRWDKINVSKEAVEMIINGCNHSTLYKWLYRNGVKDGK; this comes from the coding sequence ATGTTTGATTACATTAAAATACAAGATAAGATGAAAAAAGTACTAATTAAGGATAAAGAAGGTTGGAAAAACCTAGAAAAAATAACAAACACAAAAATAACAATAGAAGAGGATGTTAAAATAGAAGGAGAGGGTTTTAATGTCTATCAGACAAAACAGGTTTTACAGGCATTTAACAGGGGTTTTCCTCTCAAAGATGCTCTAAACTTACTTGATGATGAATATGGATTAGAGATAATAGATTTATCGGAAGTAACCCATTCAAGAAACAGGATGATTGTTATAAAAGGGAGGGTGATAGGAACCAAAGGAAAAACTAAAAAAATGATAGAGGAGTATACTGAAACCAAGATTTCTGTGCAAGGAAAGACAATAAGTATATTAGGTAGATGGGATAAAATAAATGTGTCAAAAGAGGCCGTTGAGATGATTATAAACGGCTGCAACCATTCAACACTTTATAAATGGTTATACAGAAATGGTGTAAAGGATGGTAAATGA
- a CDS encoding NAD(P)H-hydrate dehydratase, with protein MKEVSIEDFRKLYIPPKNSHKGENGKLMVIAGSKLYHGASILPLKVASRIVDLVYFSSTQENIEILSKMKSELCDFISIPRKKIWVFLEKCDCVLIGPGLGENLKTKFLTEKILKKSNKKIVIDADSLKLINPKFLGEKCLLTPQKIEFQRLFGLQANEENVKFMAEKYGCVILLKGPCDIICSPYQCKINKTGNQGMTKGGTGDVLAGLVAALACKNDLFTSACVGAYVNGLAGDRLMKRFSYYYNASDLVEEIPKTLSWLIHKTSRSRTT; from the coding sequence ATGAAAGAAGTTTCTATAGAAGATTTCAGAAAATTGTATATTCCTCCGAAAAATTCTCATAAAGGTGAAAATGGAAAGTTGATGGTAATAGCTGGATCAAAGTTATATCATGGAGCCTCGATACTTCCACTTAAAGTTGCTTCAAGAATTGTTGATTTGGTTTACTTTTCATCTACTCAGGAAAATATCGAGATCTTAAGTAAGATGAAATCAGAGTTGTGTGATTTTATTTCAATCCCAAGAAAAAAGATTTGGGTTTTTCTAGAAAAATGTGATTGTGTTCTGATAGGTCCTGGCTTAGGTGAAAATCTGAAAACTAAATTTTTAACGGAAAAAATACTTAAAAAATCTAATAAAAAAATTGTCATAGATGCTGATTCTTTGAAATTAATAAATCCAAAATTTCTTGGGGAAAAATGTTTGTTAACCCCGCAGAAAATTGAATTCCAAAGACTCTTTGGTTTACAGGCAAATGAGGAGAATGTAAAATTCATGGCTGAGAAATACGGATGTGTAATATTATTGAAAGGTCCTTGTGATATAATATGTTCCCCTTATCAATGTAAAATAAATAAAACAGGAAATCAGGGTATGACAAAAGGTGGAACTGGGGATGTGTTGGCCGGTTTGGTCGCTGCCCTAGCATGTAAAAATGATTTGTTCACGTCGGCTTGTGTGGGGGCCTATGTCAATGGATTGGCTGGAGATAGATTGATGAAAAGGTTTTCCTATTATTACAATGCATCTGATCTTGTTGAAGAAATACCAAAGACATTGTCATGGTTGATTCATAAGACCTCAAGATCAAGAACAACATGA